One genomic segment of Streptomyces sp. NBC_00239 includes these proteins:
- a CDS encoding YhjD/YihY/BrkB family envelope integrity protein produces the protein MELMHRAMGFAALGFLTLVPLLIVVAAAAPASGEGFGRWLGQALGVSAGSRRQVEILFGMPGEALERTTAFGLAALCVFGLTFGSVVQTGYEKVWDLPAARWHTMWRHVVWLALLIFYLGVLVAVSAPGDSVLSTLLGGAADLISTGLFFWVSQRLLLGGRVRWRALLPGAVATSLGLLGLRLFSQLVFSPLIASNAVTYGPFGTLLVAQSWLVGVGFVVYGGALVGRLVHEHLTLRRLRTSGLLPPTPHEP, from the coding sequence ATGGAGCTGATGCACCGGGCCATGGGCTTCGCGGCGCTCGGGTTCCTGACCCTGGTGCCGCTGCTGATCGTGGTCGCGGCCGCCGCGCCCGCCAGCGGCGAGGGCTTCGGGCGCTGGCTGGGTCAGGCGCTCGGGGTCTCGGCGGGCTCCCGCCGGCAGGTGGAGATCCTGTTCGGCATGCCCGGGGAAGCCCTGGAGCGGACAACCGCCTTCGGCCTCGCCGCCCTCTGCGTCTTCGGCCTGACGTTCGGGTCCGTCGTACAGACCGGGTACGAGAAGGTCTGGGACCTGCCGGCGGCCCGCTGGCACACCATGTGGCGGCACGTGGTGTGGCTGGCCCTGCTGATCTTCTACCTGGGGGTGCTGGTCGCCGTGTCGGCGCCCGGCGACAGCGTCCTGAGCACACTGCTGGGCGGTGCCGCCGACCTGATCAGCACCGGCCTGTTCTTCTGGGTCTCGCAGCGGCTGCTGCTGGGCGGCCGGGTGCGCTGGCGGGCCCTGCTGCCGGGAGCGGTGGCCACCAGCCTCGGCCTGCTCGGACTGCGGCTCTTCTCCCAGCTGGTGTTCTCCCCGCTGATCGCCTCGAACGCCGTGACGTACGGGCCGTTCGGGACGCTGCTGGTCGCCCAGTCGTGGCTGGTCGGAGTGGGCTTCGTGGTCTACGGCGGGGCCCTGGTCGGGCGCCTGGTCCACGAGCACCTGACCCTGCGCCGCCTCCGCACGTCCGGACTGCTGCCCCCCACACCACACGAACCCTGA
- the paaK gene encoding phenylacetate--CoA ligase PaaK → MADLLDAAERLDRAGLQALQLERLRATLHYVYERVPFHRAAFDKAGVRPEDCRGLADLARFPFTTKADLRDTYPFGMFAVPRDQVRRIHASSGTTGRPTVVGYTEGDLEMWAEVVARSLRAAGARPGHKVHVAYGYGLFTGGLGAHYGAERLGCTVIPASGGMTERQVRLILDFEPEVIMVTPSYMLTLLDEMERQGVDPRSTSLRTGVFGAEPWTEEMRREIEQRLGIDAVDIYGLSEVIGPGVAQEFVEVKDGLHIWEDHFLPEVVDPVTGEVLPDGEHGELVFTSLTKEAMPVVRYRTRDLTRLLPGTARPAFRRMEKVTGRSDDMIILRGVNLFPAQVEEILLRTPGVAPHFQLRLTREGRLDALTVRAEARRDASPADREAAAAAVARAVKEGIGVSAAVEIVDPETLERSVGKIRRIVDLREDRVRG, encoded by the coding sequence GTGGCGGATCTCCTGGACGCGGCGGAACGGCTCGATCGGGCCGGACTGCAAGCCTTGCAACTGGAGCGCTTGCGCGCCACGCTCCACTACGTGTACGAGCGGGTTCCCTTCCACCGGGCCGCCTTCGACAAGGCCGGCGTGCGCCCAGAGGACTGCCGCGGCCTCGCCGACCTCGCCCGCTTCCCGTTCACCACCAAGGCCGACCTGCGGGACACGTACCCGTTCGGCATGTTCGCCGTACCCCGGGACCAGGTGCGCCGCATCCACGCCTCCAGCGGCACCACCGGACGGCCCACCGTGGTCGGCTACACCGAGGGCGACCTGGAGATGTGGGCCGAGGTCGTCGCCCGCTCGCTGCGCGCGGCCGGCGCCCGCCCCGGCCACAAGGTCCACGTCGCGTACGGGTACGGGCTGTTCACCGGCGGCCTCGGCGCCCACTACGGGGCCGAACGCCTCGGCTGTACGGTCATCCCCGCGTCCGGCGGCATGACGGAGCGCCAGGTGCGCCTGATCCTGGACTTCGAACCCGAGGTCATCATGGTGACGCCCTCCTACATGCTGACGCTGCTCGACGAGATGGAGCGCCAGGGCGTCGACCCGCGCTCCACCTCGCTGCGCACCGGCGTCTTCGGCGCCGAGCCGTGGACCGAGGAGATGCGGCGGGAGATCGAGCAGCGGCTCGGCATCGACGCCGTCGACATCTACGGCCTGTCGGAGGTGATCGGACCCGGCGTGGCGCAGGAGTTCGTCGAGGTCAAGGACGGGCTCCATATCTGGGAGGACCACTTCCTGCCGGAGGTGGTGGACCCGGTGACCGGTGAGGTGCTGCCCGACGGGGAACACGGCGAACTCGTGTTCACCTCGCTCACCAAGGAGGCGATGCCGGTGGTCCGGTACCGCACCCGGGACCTGACGCGGCTGCTGCCCGGCACCGCGCGCCCCGCGTTCCGCCGGATGGAGAAGGTGACGGGCCGCTCCGACGACATGATCATCCTGCGCGGGGTGAACCTCTTCCCGGCCCAGGTCGAGGAGATCCTGCTGCGCACCCCCGGCGTGGCCCCGCACTTCCAGCTGCGGCTGACCCGGGAAGGCCGGCTCGACGCGCTGACCGTACGGGCGGAGGCCCGGCGGGACGCGTCGCCGGCCGACCGGGAGGCGGCGGCCGCGGCGGTGGCGCGGGCGGTCAAGGAAGGCATCGGGGTGAGCGCGGCCGTGGAGATCGTGGACCCGGAGACGCTGGAGCGCTCGGTGGGCAAGATCCGGCGGATCGTGGACCTCCGCGAGGACCGGGTGCGGGGGTAG
- a CDS encoding RICIN domain-containing protein, translating to MTGVFMRRVGLAAAISGAVLGNLLWASGPAGAAVEAKATYLRLESVSSGKCLNVTGASWDNGAQVIQWDCGDTPNNNWSFEKLPSGWYQIRAQHSGKCLDVEGAVWGNGAPVIQWDCKKSTNQSWKIINRAEDGSYMLQARHSGRCLNVEGASQDNLARIIQWDCVDTTNNRWFQEEAN from the coding sequence ATGACGGGCGTGTTCATGCGCCGCGTGGGTCTGGCCGCGGCGATCTCGGGTGCGGTGCTGGGGAATCTCCTGTGGGCCTCGGGCCCTGCCGGGGCGGCTGTCGAGGCGAAGGCCACCTACTTGAGGCTGGAATCCGTCAGCAGTGGCAAGTGCCTCAACGTCACGGGGGCCTCCTGGGACAACGGTGCGCAGGTGATCCAGTGGGACTGTGGGGACACCCCGAACAACAACTGGAGCTTCGAGAAGCTGCCGTCCGGTTGGTACCAGATCCGCGCGCAGCACAGCGGCAAGTGCCTGGACGTCGAGGGCGCGGTGTGGGGCAATGGGGCCCCCGTGATCCAGTGGGACTGCAAGAAGAGCACCAACCAGAGCTGGAAGATCATCAACAGGGCCGAGGACGGCAGCTACATGCTGCAGGCCAGGCATAGTGGCAGGTGCCTGAACGTCGAGGGAGCGAGTCAGGACAACCTCGCCCGGATCATCCAGTGGGACTGCGTCGACACGACCAACAACCGCTGGTTCCAGGAGGAGGCGAACTGA